Proteins from a genomic interval of Lacticaseibacillus pabuli:
- a CDS encoding helix-turn-helix domain-containing protein, translated as MKKAQEKVVTINGAKVRELRRQRGLSQSQLAQGICTQATISLIEKRNKVPNLNTLVKVARRLEVEMDDLVEGENHDVGPILTDIEEMLKRKHYVNAEALIQTVNQDKIADDGDLRHFNYLCGLCELSGAHDYDEAVFYFNRVLRPGKSGTQSNLAVLATLGLALSYARMNKLDRSRMYLSEAKQLSGALDLDRSRHIDTMLALQLQGGQVAFALGHFDEALRLTTNGIQRAVERGRLYLLDELYEVRAMATAALGQDDSDLRERARVLAAVMQEDPDSGAAAMPVAAGE; from the coding sequence ATGAAGAAAGCACAAGAAAAGGTTGTTACCATCAATGGTGCCAAGGTTCGTGAGCTGCGTCGCCAGCGCGGCCTTAGCCAGAGTCAGCTTGCCCAGGGGATTTGTACGCAGGCGACGATTAGCTTAATTGAAAAGCGCAACAAGGTCCCAAACCTCAACACGCTGGTCAAGGTTGCCCGGCGTCTTGAAGTTGAAATGGACGATCTGGTTGAGGGCGAAAATCACGACGTTGGACCTATCTTGACAGATATTGAAGAGATGCTAAAACGGAAGCATTATGTCAATGCGGAAGCCTTGATTCAGACAGTTAATCAAGACAAGATTGCCGATGACGGTGATCTGCGGCACTTTAACTACCTCTGCGGGCTGTGCGAGCTCTCTGGGGCGCACGACTACGACGAGGCGGTGTTCTACTTTAATCGTGTTCTCCGTCCGGGGAAGTCGGGGACACAAAGCAACTTGGCCGTGCTCGCCACGCTGGGATTGGCGCTATCATACGCGCGCATGAACAAGCTGGACCGGAGCCGGATGTACTTAAGTGAGGCAAAGCAGCTGTCAGGAGCGCTTGACCTCGACCGGAGCCGCCACATCGACACGATGCTGGCACTGCAACTGCAAGGCGGGCAGGTGGCATTTGCTCTGGGACACTTTGATGAGGCGCTGCGCTTAACTACGAACGGGATCCAGCGCGCGGTTGAACGCGGCCGGCTCTACTTGCTGGACGAACTTTACGAGGTACGGGCGATGGCGACAGCTGCACTCGGCCAAGATGACAGCGATTTGCGCGAACGCGCGCGGGTCCTTGCCGCGGTCATGCAGGAAGATCCAGATTCCGGCGCTGCCGCAATGCCAGTCGCTGCGGGTGAATAA